The Deltaproteobacteria bacterium genomic sequence AGAAGGCATCTACACCATTCGGTCCCTTTACTTCGACTCTGCTAAGTTTGGCTGTTACTGGGCAAACGAGCGCGAACAATTCGAGCGGTTTAAGTGCCGCATACGCTCTTACCCGCCCCTTTCAAACAATGTCTGGTTTGAGGTGAAGGGCCGAGAAGGTGACACCATTCGCAAAACACGGGTCCGAGTTTCGGGCCGAGACTGGCAAGAACTTTTGCGAAATCCAAGCATCGAGAATCTCAGTAAGATTGACTTGCCCGGCCGCAACTACGCGGAGCGCTTTCTGTCTCTGATTCATACCCACCACCTCTCTCCAAAAGTGCTGGTAGAATACGACCGAGAAGCTTTCTTCTCTCACGTTGATGATTACGCCCGCGTCACATTCGACCGGGGTGTCCGCTGCCAAATTCAGGAAGAGGCTTCGGTGGAGGCTCAGGAAAATGCGTGGCGGTTCGTCGACAATCCGATTGTGACCCATACTCAAGGACCCATGTGCGTCGTCGAACTTAAATTTGGCGCGATGGTACCAAGATGGATGAGTGTTTTGGTTCAAAACTTTGAACTATTGCGATACTCTTTTTCGAAATATTGCTTCAGTGTAGACGCGCAACTGCTCTTACCCAATAGCCATGTGGCCGGTATTCAGGCCCAAGGAATGATGTAATGGATCTTCTCGATAGTATATCTAGACCCGACATAGTCGATTGGCGCACCGCCATCGTCTCGATACTTTTAGCGTTTGCGCTCGCCCAAGCCGTCGCCTCTGTTTATATGCGCACGTTTCGTGGCCTTAGCTACTCGCGCACCCTCGTTCAAGCAATGGCCCTGGCCTCTATTGTTACCTGTATGCTGATGCTTGCCATTGGCAACAGCATTGCAGCCGGTATTGGTATTGCGGGCGGTCTTTCCATCATTCGCTTTCGAACCACCATGCGCGACCCACGCGATATGGTCTTTGTGTTCACGGCCCTTGCCGCTGGTATTGCCTCGGGTCTTCAAGCCTACGCTGCGGCCATTGCGGGAACCGTTGTGTTCTTAGTCGCTGCCATGGCTCTAGACCTCACAGCTTTTGGTGCTCGCAAGCACTTTGACGGCCTCGTACGATTTGCGCTTCCCCCGCAAGGCGAAGCACAAACTTTGGTGGGTCAGCTCCTTAAAAAGCACTGCGACTCATTCGTGCTCGTGACGTTGCGAGAAGCTTCCCAAGGGAAAATGGTAGAGCACGCGTATCAAATTAGCATCCCTCACCCGGAAGCTCGAAGTGAACTCGTTGCCAATTTACAAGCACTGAGCGGCGTCCAAGACGTTACGCTTTTGATGCAAGAACCGACGTTGGATTTATAGAATGATGGATTGGAAAACAGAAAGAAGACTTCGCAGCTTAGGACCTTGGGCAATTTTTTGCTTTTCCCTGGTCGGTGCATTTGCCCTCCACGAGGCAGGCCATGGCACAGACCGGGCGGTAGGCTTTGCTGAGGGTGAAGAGATTTCCATCGGCGCACTCTACACGGGGCGCGTTAGCCAAATAGCTGTCGATGCTGGACAAGAAGTTACGGCCGGACAGGTCGTCGCTCAGCTCGACACCAAAGCCATCGATGCTCAAATTCAAGTCGTTCAAGCGGAATACAATCGCCTGGAAGCCGAAGCCGATGCCGGCCGAATTGGCGCTCAGCGCTCACAAACTCAGGACAACGACGCACTCGAGTCGAAGCGGCTCGCACTTCTTCGGGAACAGGCTCAGCTTAAGAGTTCAAGAGAGAAGCTCAGTATTCTCGCCGCCGAACGAAGCCGTATCCAAGATCTCGTCACACAAAATCTAGCCACCGGTGAAGAGCTCGCTGAGCTTGAAATGAAGTACGTCAGTGTCAAACAAGATGTAGCAGAGCGTCCACAGTCGGTTGCGCTGCTTCGCCGGCAACTCCAACGCGCCGAGCAAGACGCGTCTACTGTAGGTGATAAAGGCATCCACGTTGTTTCTCTCGCATTGGAGCGAAAGCTGGAAGTATCCAAGCGTAAATTGGAGCAGCTCCAAGAAGAACGAAACGCCTACACCTTGGTCGCACCGGTTTCAGGGCTCGTTACCTTGATTCACAGCTACCGCGGAGAAGTTGTGACCCCAGGCGAAGTGGTCGTGGGTATGGTTGGGGCGCAATCTTCACGCGTCATTGCGTGCTTATCTGAAGACCAGGCGCTCGATATCCGGCGCGGTGATATCGCAACACTCTGGCCCCGCGGCGATGCTATGAAATTAAGCGGCCGTGTAGTGACGCTTGGGCCCTTGGTCGACGAAGTTCCCATCCGGTGCCGGCAAATCCCTGGACGCCAGACCTTTGGTCGCCACGTCACCATTTTACTCGATAATCAAAGCTCTTTAATTCCCGGCCAAGCTCTGAGTGTGAAGTTCAACTTTTCAGGAACTGGATCAGGCACTGCCCAGGCCAAGCCCCAAGCCCAAGCTCTCACGGGTATGCTCAGCGCTATGAAAGTGCCAGATACGCTCCAAGCCCTCTCACGCTTTGAGCCTTCGGGCATTCTTTGGCACCAAGCGTCCTCCCGCTACTTGGTTGTCAGCGACGACACCGGTTTTAAGAGCAAGCGCGAAGACAGTCCCTGGATTTTCGAAATGTCGAATGCGGGCGAGGTTGGAATGAACCCCATCGCTATCCAAGGAGATATTCAATTCAGCGATCTTGAGTCCATTGCACCTGCCGAAGATGGGGGCATCTACTTATTGAGTTCTCAGGGGCACAGCCGCAGTGGCAAACGTAAAACGACACGCACTCAATTTATTAAAATTGAGCAAAATGAATCGGGCTTTCAAGCGGCTGCGAAGCAAAGCCTCGTCTCCACCATCGAGGCCCATGGTGAAGCTTATCTAAGCTCCCTGGGTCTTCCTGCCGGCACACGCGAACTGGAAATCGAAGCCATGGCAGCTCATCAAGGTGCTCTTTACCTCGGCCTAAAATCACCTCTCGATGCGGCGGGCAACGCCATGATTTGGAAAATGGAAGAACCA encodes the following:
- a CDS encoding polyphosphate polymerase domain-containing protein, whose translation is MGRALSSICSRDAYSGPEGIYTIRSLYFDSAKFGCYWANEREQFERFKCRIRSYPPLSNNVWFEVKGREGDTIRKTRVRVSGRDWQELLRNPSIENLSKIDLPGRNYAERFLSLIHTHHLSPKVLVEYDREAFFSHVDDYARVTFDRGVRCQIQEEASVEAQENAWRFVDNPIVTHTQGPMCVVELKFGAMVPRWMSVLVQNFELLRYSFSKYCFSVDAQLLLPNSHVAGIQAQGMM
- a CDS encoding DUF4956 domain-containing protein; translated protein: MDLLDSISRPDIVDWRTAIVSILLAFALAQAVASVYMRTFRGLSYSRTLVQAMALASIVTCMLMLAIGNSIAAGIGIAGGLSIIRFRTTMRDPRDMVFVFTALAAGIASGLQAYAAAIAGTVVFLVAAMALDLTAFGARKHFDGLVRFALPPQGEAQTLVGQLLKKHCDSFVLVTLREASQGKMVEHAYQISIPHPEARSELVANLQALSGVQDVTLLMQEPTLDL
- a CDS encoding biotin/lipoyl-binding protein, yielding MMDWKTERRLRSLGPWAIFCFSLVGAFALHEAGHGTDRAVGFAEGEEISIGALYTGRVSQIAVDAGQEVTAGQVVAQLDTKAIDAQIQVVQAEYNRLEAEADAGRIGAQRSQTQDNDALESKRLALLREQAQLKSSREKLSILAAERSRIQDLVTQNLATGEELAELEMKYVSVKQDVAERPQSVALLRRQLQRAEQDASTVGDKGIHVVSLALERKLEVSKRKLEQLQEERNAYTLVAPVSGLVTLIHSYRGEVVTPGEVVVGMVGAQSSRVIACLSEDQALDIRRGDIATLWPRGDAMKLSGRVVTLGPLVDEVPIRCRQIPGRQTFGRHVTILLDNQSSLIPGQALSVKFNFSGTGSGTAQAKPQAQALTGMLSAMKVPDTLQALSRFEPSGILWHQASSRYLVVSDDTGFKSKREDSPWIFEMSNAGEVGMNPIAIQGDIQFSDLESIAPAEDGGIYLLSSQGHSRSGKRKTTRTQFIKIEQNESGFQAAAKQSLVSTIEAHGEAYLSSLGLPAGTRELEIEAMAAHQGALYLGLKSPLDAAGNAMIWKMEEPEAFLRTGNLSQENLSLWATVKVPAQSDAKAVAGGISELLFLPNGSLMIASTPSQGDGKPTGFLSYARQPKGGLMSLETVRTFKGHKPEGLSLSSNPGYVTVAFDAGNNTPHWVQVPWPK